Proteins encoded together in one Prinia subflava isolate CZ2003 ecotype Zambia chromosome 23, Cam_Psub_1.2, whole genome shotgun sequence window:
- the CAMK1G gene encoding calcium/calmodulin-dependent protein kinase type 1G isoform X3 — MGRKEEEGSGCWKKQTSNIRKTFIFMEALGSGAFSEVFLVKQKSTGKLFALKCIKKSPLNRDSSLENEIAVLKKIKHENIVTLEDIYESTTHFYLVMQLVSGGELFDRILERGVYTEKDASLVIHQVLTAVKYLHENGIVHRDLKPENLLYLTPEENSKIMITDFGLSKMEQNGIMSTACGTPGYVAPEVLAQKPYSKAVDCWSIGVITYILLCGYPPFYEETESKLFEKIKEGYYEFESPFWDDISESAKDFIRHLLEKNPSTRFTCEEALRHPWINGNTALHRDIYPSVSAQIQKNFAKSKWRQAFNAAAVVHHMRKLHMSGHGAAEGSVPVTEASEPPRPGSPTGTPPPAAPSDDKDTAQGTSQGHPNPPKPPEPQQDTGMEEEELPSPPEEGAPDTHSPPGRSSCGCSPSCMGHEKTKASSCSETVLLKKSSKSHHFKSEVLVPMKTSKHSSHCGTGQTGVCLVM; from the exons aggagcCTTCTCAGAAGTTTTCCTGGTGAAGCAGAAAAGCACTGGCAAGCTCTTTGCTCTGAAATGCATCAAGAAGTCTCCTCTcaacagggacagcagcctggaGAATGAAATAGCAGTGCTGAAAAA AATAAAGCACGAGAACATCGTGACTTTAGAAGACATTTACGAGAGCACAACCCACTTCTACCTGGTCATGCAGCT GGTGTCTGGGGGAGAGCTGTTTGACAGGATCCTGGAGCGGGGCGTTTACACGGAGAAGGACGCCAGCCTGGTGATCCACCAGGTGCTGACGGCTGTGAAATACCTGCACGAGAACGGCATCGTGCACCGAGACCTCAAG CCCGAGAACCTCCTGTACCTCACCCCCGAGGAGAACTCCAAAATCATGATCACGGATTTCGGCCTGTCGAAAATGGAGCAGAACGGGATCATGTCCACGGCCTGTGGGACTCCAGGATACGTGG cccccgAGGTGCTGGCACAGAAGCCCTACAGCAAGGCCGTGGACTGCTGGTCCATCGGGGTCATCACCTACATCCT GCTCTGTGGGTACCCTCCTTTCTATGAAGAAACAGAATCCAAACTCTTTGAAAAGATTAAGGAAGGCTACTACGAGTTCGAGTCTCCGTTTTGGGATGACATCTCCGAGTCAG CCAAGGACTTCATCCGACACTTACTGGAGAAGAACCCCAGCACGAGGTTCACCTGTGAGGAGGCCCTGAGGCACCCGTG GATTAATGGAAATACAGCCCTCCACCGTGACATCTACCCATCTGTCAGTGCTCAGATCCAGAAAAACTTTGCAAAGAGCAAATGGAGG CAAGCCTTCAACGCCGCGGCCGTGGTGCACCACATGAGGAAGCTGCACATGAGCGGCCACGGGGCAGCCgagggctctgtccctgtcacagagGCCTCAGAGCCCCCCAGGCCCGGCAGCCCCACGGGGACCCCCCCACCAGCAGCGCCAAGCGATGAcaaggacacagcacagggcaccTCACAGGGGCACCCAAACCCACCCAAGCCCCCTGAGCCTCAGCAGGACACGGgaatggaggaggaagagctgccAAGCCCCCCGGAGGagggag CACCGGACACCCACAGCCCCCCGGGCAGgagctcctgtggctgcagcccctcctgcatGGGCCATGAGAAGACAAAGGCGTCCTCCTGCTCCGAGACAGTGCTGCTCAAAAAGTCTTCCAAGTCCCA TCATTTCAAGTCAGAGGTTCTTGTTCCAATGAAAACCAGTAAACACTCGTCTCACTGTGGCACTGGGCAAACTGGAGTTTGTTTGGTCATGTGA
- the CAMK1G gene encoding calcium/calmodulin-dependent protein kinase type 1G isoform X2, protein MGRKEEEGSGCWKKQTSNIRKTFIFMEALGSGAFSEVFLVKQKSTGKLFALKCIKKSPLNRDSSLENEIAVLKKIKHENIVTLEDIYESTTHFYLVMQLVSGGELFDRILERGVYTEKDASLVIHQVLTAVKYLHENGIVHRDLKPENLLYLTPEENSKIMITDFGLSKMEQNGIMSTACGTPGYVAPEVLAQKPYSKAVDCWSIGVITYILLCGYPPFYEETESKLFEKIKEGYYEFESPFWDDISESAKDFIRHLLEKNPSTRFTCEEALRHPWINGNTALHRDIYPSVSAQIQKNFAKSKWRQAFNAAAVVHHMRKLHMSGHGAAEGSVPVTEASEPPRPGSPTGTPPPAAPSDDKDTAQGTSQGHPNPPKPPEPQQDTGMEEEELPSPPEEGALPGDSSLDLPDTHSPPGRSSCGCSPSCMGHEKTKASSCSETVLLKKSSKSHHFKSEVLVPMKTSKHSSHCGTGQTGVCLVM, encoded by the exons aggagcCTTCTCAGAAGTTTTCCTGGTGAAGCAGAAAAGCACTGGCAAGCTCTTTGCTCTGAAATGCATCAAGAAGTCTCCTCTcaacagggacagcagcctggaGAATGAAATAGCAGTGCTGAAAAA AATAAAGCACGAGAACATCGTGACTTTAGAAGACATTTACGAGAGCACAACCCACTTCTACCTGGTCATGCAGCT GGTGTCTGGGGGAGAGCTGTTTGACAGGATCCTGGAGCGGGGCGTTTACACGGAGAAGGACGCCAGCCTGGTGATCCACCAGGTGCTGACGGCTGTGAAATACCTGCACGAGAACGGCATCGTGCACCGAGACCTCAAG CCCGAGAACCTCCTGTACCTCACCCCCGAGGAGAACTCCAAAATCATGATCACGGATTTCGGCCTGTCGAAAATGGAGCAGAACGGGATCATGTCCACGGCCTGTGGGACTCCAGGATACGTGG cccccgAGGTGCTGGCACAGAAGCCCTACAGCAAGGCCGTGGACTGCTGGTCCATCGGGGTCATCACCTACATCCT GCTCTGTGGGTACCCTCCTTTCTATGAAGAAACAGAATCCAAACTCTTTGAAAAGATTAAGGAAGGCTACTACGAGTTCGAGTCTCCGTTTTGGGATGACATCTCCGAGTCAG CCAAGGACTTCATCCGACACTTACTGGAGAAGAACCCCAGCACGAGGTTCACCTGTGAGGAGGCCCTGAGGCACCCGTG GATTAATGGAAATACAGCCCTCCACCGTGACATCTACCCATCTGTCAGTGCTCAGATCCAGAAAAACTTTGCAAAGAGCAAATGGAGG CAAGCCTTCAACGCCGCGGCCGTGGTGCACCACATGAGGAAGCTGCACATGAGCGGCCACGGGGCAGCCgagggctctgtccctgtcacagagGCCTCAGAGCCCCCCAGGCCCGGCAGCCCCACGGGGACCCCCCCACCAGCAGCGCCAAGCGATGAcaaggacacagcacagggcaccTCACAGGGGCACCCAAACCCACCCAAGCCCCCTGAGCCTCAGCAGGACACGGgaatggaggaggaagagctgccAAGCCCCCCGGAGGagggagccctgcccggggacaGCAGCCTGgacct ACCGGACACCCACAGCCCCCCGGGCAGgagctcctgtggctgcagcccctcctgcatGGGCCATGAGAAGACAAAGGCGTCCTCCTGCTCCGAGACAGTGCTGCTCAAAAAGTCTTCCAAGTCCCA TCATTTCAAGTCAGAGGTTCTTGTTCCAATGAAAACCAGTAAACACTCGTCTCACTGTGGCACTGGGCAAACTGGAGTTTGTTTGGTCATGTGA
- the CAMK1G gene encoding calcium/calmodulin-dependent protein kinase type 1G isoform X1 → MGRKEEEGSGCWKKQTSNIRKTFIFMEALGSGAFSEVFLVKQKSTGKLFALKCIKKSPLNRDSSLENEIAVLKKIKHENIVTLEDIYESTTHFYLVMQLVSGGELFDRILERGVYTEKDASLVIHQVLTAVKYLHENGIVHRDLKPENLLYLTPEENSKIMITDFGLSKMEQNGIMSTACGTPGYVAPEVLAQKPYSKAVDCWSIGVITYILLCGYPPFYEETESKLFEKIKEGYYEFESPFWDDISESAKDFIRHLLEKNPSTRFTCEEALRHPWINGNTALHRDIYPSVSAQIQKNFAKSKWRQAFNAAAVVHHMRKLHMSGHGAAEGSVPVTEASEPPRPGSPTGTPPPAAPSDDKDTAQGTSQGHPNPPKPPEPQQDTGMEEEELPSPPEEGALPGDSSLDLPGDSSLALPGDSSLALSGDNSLDLPEDSSLALPGDSSLALSGDNSLDLPGDSSLDLPRDTNLAPPDTHSPPGRSSCGCSPSCMGHEKTKASSCSETVLLKKSSKSHHFKSEVLVPMKTSKHSSHCGTGQTGVCLVM, encoded by the exons aggagcCTTCTCAGAAGTTTTCCTGGTGAAGCAGAAAAGCACTGGCAAGCTCTTTGCTCTGAAATGCATCAAGAAGTCTCCTCTcaacagggacagcagcctggaGAATGAAATAGCAGTGCTGAAAAA AATAAAGCACGAGAACATCGTGACTTTAGAAGACATTTACGAGAGCACAACCCACTTCTACCTGGTCATGCAGCT GGTGTCTGGGGGAGAGCTGTTTGACAGGATCCTGGAGCGGGGCGTTTACACGGAGAAGGACGCCAGCCTGGTGATCCACCAGGTGCTGACGGCTGTGAAATACCTGCACGAGAACGGCATCGTGCACCGAGACCTCAAG CCCGAGAACCTCCTGTACCTCACCCCCGAGGAGAACTCCAAAATCATGATCACGGATTTCGGCCTGTCGAAAATGGAGCAGAACGGGATCATGTCCACGGCCTGTGGGACTCCAGGATACGTGG cccccgAGGTGCTGGCACAGAAGCCCTACAGCAAGGCCGTGGACTGCTGGTCCATCGGGGTCATCACCTACATCCT GCTCTGTGGGTACCCTCCTTTCTATGAAGAAACAGAATCCAAACTCTTTGAAAAGATTAAGGAAGGCTACTACGAGTTCGAGTCTCCGTTTTGGGATGACATCTCCGAGTCAG CCAAGGACTTCATCCGACACTTACTGGAGAAGAACCCCAGCACGAGGTTCACCTGTGAGGAGGCCCTGAGGCACCCGTG GATTAATGGAAATACAGCCCTCCACCGTGACATCTACCCATCTGTCAGTGCTCAGATCCAGAAAAACTTTGCAAAGAGCAAATGGAGG CAAGCCTTCAACGCCGCGGCCGTGGTGCACCACATGAGGAAGCTGCACATGAGCGGCCACGGGGCAGCCgagggctctgtccctgtcacagagGCCTCAGAGCCCCCCAGGCCCGGCAGCCCCACGGGGACCCCCCCACCAGCAGCGCCAAGCGATGAcaaggacacagcacagggcaccTCACAGGGGCACCCAAACCCACCCAAGCCCCCTGAGCCTCAGCAGGACACGGgaatggaggaggaagagctgccAAGCCCCCCGGAGGagggagccctgcccggggacaGCAGCCTGgacctgcctggggacagcagcctggccctgcctggggacagcagcctgGCCCTATCTGGGGACAACAGCCTGGACCTGCCCGAGGacagcagcctggccctgcctggggacagcagcctgGCCCTATCTGGGGACAACAGCCTGgacctgcctggggacagcagcctgGACCTGCCCAGGGACACCAACCTGGCCCCACCGGACACCCACAGCCCCCCGGGCAGgagctcctgtggctgcagcccctcctgcatGGGCCATGAGAAGACAAAGGCGTCCTCCTGCTCCGAGACAGTGCTGCTCAAAAAGTCTTCCAAGTCCCA TCATTTCAAGTCAGAGGTTCTTGTTCCAATGAAAACCAGTAAACACTCGTCTCACTGTGGCACTGGGCAAACTGGAGTTTGTTTGGTCATGTGA